A region of Desulfatiglans sp. DNA encodes the following proteins:
- a CDS encoding TonB-dependent receptor: MIKRILMLIFSCTIFVSPSVFSEEVKINLPETEIEGNFEEQDFIGPMFTETNTSIKVTEKGITAQGPSAAMSPHKSITLMPSVNQQSVDPSGIADISNYHESFRFRGVEPTGGGNPGSPVNVKDVPISGRPGGGMTIYDMENFESVSIYKGGVPADQAFGLTNIGGKIDMDIKGPKEAFGINLKQSLGSDSFTRSFLRVDTGLLAAGTGGFISFSDAGGDKWKGQGESDRINAMLGLSQKIGERIQVNGYAIYNDADLNTYRSLSYSQVSSLSDYYNFEYTNSSTDYYYYGYNRSDFEDLSLLLDMEYRISDVSKFNLKPYYWQDKGDFFETITIQSGANRVRNWAIDHDMYGMLAQYSTDMQGMKVDMGYFYLKQERPGPPTAMKLYQVTGTGLQFDRWQILSAPTKHEQNQPFVSGKYSVGNFTLEGGLKYLDYKMPEIRTYITTGIGDVSYKTALGMASTVEQNSSAREKDFTEFLPNLGASYILSDSLSSYFSYGRNYGLSVQLYPYFISQKQGFYTAGITLQELWNRQELEIADNFDLGMRYITERLYVVPTIYYARHKNKLAIYYDDTLNIYFPASNAKAEAYGFELEAGAVPVEHLSLYGSFSYNRFNYTQDLRNSSGAIVPVDGEQVPDAPKVMFKGIASYTLGDFTFSTIMRYTGSRYGDIVHNEKIDTATIFDFEVGYSKEVNRFGMKKLDLSVTFNNIFDKEYISIINTTDYQTLGSTYMTGAPFTAYVSLSISI; the protein is encoded by the coding sequence ATGATAAAAAGAATTCTCATGCTGATCTTCTCATGCACAATTTTTGTATCTCCTTCTGTCTTTTCTGAAGAGGTAAAAATCAATCTTCCTGAGACCGAGATTGAAGGCAATTTCGAGGAACAGGATTTCATCGGGCCTATGTTTACTGAAACCAACACAAGCATAAAGGTTACAGAAAAGGGTATAACCGCACAGGGTCCTTCTGCTGCCATGTCACCCCATAAATCAATAACCCTTATGCCATCTGTGAACCAGCAGAGCGTTGATCCATCAGGTATTGCTGACATAAGCAATTACCATGAATCGTTTCGGTTCAGGGGTGTTGAACCGACAGGCGGAGGAAATCCGGGATCACCTGTCAATGTGAAAGATGTCCCGATCAGCGGAAGGCCGGGTGGAGGTATGACAATTTACGACATGGAAAACTTTGAAAGTGTCTCTATTTACAAGGGTGGTGTACCAGCGGATCAGGCCTTTGGGCTCACCAATATTGGCGGCAAGATAGACATGGATATCAAAGGTCCAAAGGAGGCATTCGGTATTAACCTGAAGCAGTCACTTGGCAGCGACAGCTTTACAAGAAGCTTTCTCAGGGTTGATACAGGCCTGTTAGCTGCCGGAACCGGCGGTTTTATTTCCTTTTCTGATGCAGGTGGTGACAAGTGGAAAGGACAGGGGGAATCAGACAGGATTAACGCCATGCTTGGTCTTTCTCAGAAAATAGGGGAAAGGATACAGGTGAATGGCTACGCAATCTATAATGATGCAGATCTCAATACCTACCGCTCACTCAGTTATTCACAGGTGTCTTCCCTCTCAGATTATTATAATTTTGAATATACTAATAGCAGTACAGACTACTACTATTACGGTTACAACAGGAGCGACTTTGAAGACCTGAGCCTGCTTCTTGATATGGAATACAGAATAAGCGATGTGTCGAAATTTAACCTTAAACCCTATTACTGGCAGGATAAGGGTGATTTTTTTGAGACTATCACCATACAAAGCGGCGCAAACCGTGTACGCAACTGGGCTATTGATCATGACATGTACGGCATGCTTGCGCAATACTCCACTGATATGCAGGGTATGAAGGTCGATATGGGTTACTTTTACCTGAAACAGGAGAGACCCGGCCCTCCCACAGCAATGAAGCTATATCAGGTAACAGGCACAGGTCTGCAGTTTGACAGGTGGCAGATACTTTCAGCACCGACAAAGCATGAACAGAACCAGCCGTTTGTTTCCGGAAAATACAGTGTGGGCAATTTTACCCTTGAGGGAGGCCTGAAATATCTGGATTACAAGATGCCCGAAATCAGGACATATATAACGACAGGCATCGGTGATGTAAGTTATAAAACAGCCCTTGGTATGGCCTCTACAGTGGAGCAAAATTCAAGCGCCCGTGAAAAGGATTTTACTGAATTTCTGCCCAATCTCGGGGCAAGTTATATCCTGAGTGATTCATTGAGCAGCTATTTTTCCTATGGACGTAACTATGGGCTTTCCGTACAGCTTTACCCCTATTTTATTTCCCAGAAACAGGGCTTTTACACGGCAGGTATTACCCTTCAGGAGCTCTGGAACAGGCAGGAGCTTGAGATAGCAGATAACTTTGATTTGGGCATGAGGTACATTACCGAAAGACTCTATGTGGTTCCAACAATCTACTATGCAAGGCACAAAAACAAACTTGCCATCTATTATGACGATACATTAAATATCTATTTCCCTGCCTCAAATGCAAAGGCCGAGGCATATGGATTTGAACTGGAGGCTGGGGCTGTGCCGGTTGAACACCTTTCATTATATGGCTCATTTTCATATAACAGGTTTAACTATACTCAGGATCTCCGAAATTCTTCAGGGGCCATTGTCCCGGTTGATGGGGAGCAGGTGCCTGATGCGCCGAAGGTGATGTTCAAGGGGATTGCGTCATACACGCTGGGTGATTTCACTTTTTCAACTATCATGCGATATACAGGAAGCAGGTATGGCGACATTGTCCATAATGAGAAGATAGATACAGCCACTATCTTTGATTTTGAGGTTGGATATAGCAAAGAGGTGAACCGGTTTGGCATGAAAAAACTGGATCTGTCAGTGACATTTAATAACATTTTTGACAAAGAATATATCAGCATTATCAACACAACCGATTACCAGACCCTTGGTTCGACATATATGAC
- a CDS encoding divalent-cation tolerance protein CutA: protein MTEYIQVFSSVVNLETAEKIGESVIEKKLAAIVQITGPVKSMYMWNGRLLKGEDWRIVMKTTREQYQKLEAEIKRLHPYGVPEILAMPVLEGNRDYLNWINKELG from the coding sequence ATGACAGAATATATACAGGTATTTTCATCAGTTGTTAACCTTGAGACCGCTGAAAAGATCGGCGAAAGTGTTATTGAAAAAAAGCTTGCAGCCATTGTACAGATTACAGGCCCGGTAAAGAGCATGTACATGTGGAACGGGAGGTTACTCAAGGGCGAGGATTGGCGCATTGTTATGAAAACAACCAGGGAACAATATCAAAAACTTGAGGCGGAGATAAAAAGACTTCACCCATATGGTGTACCGGAAATACTCGCCATGCCTGTACTTGAAGGTAACAGGGATTATCTCAACTGGATAAATAAGGAATTAGGTTGA